A genomic window from Peromyscus maniculatus bairdii isolate BWxNUB_F1_BW_parent chromosome 1, HU_Pman_BW_mat_3.1, whole genome shotgun sequence includes:
- the Znf576 gene encoding LOW QUALITY PROTEIN: zinc finger protein 576 (The sequence of the model RefSeq protein was modified relative to this genomic sequence to represent the inferred CDS: inserted 1 base in 1 codon; deleted 1 base in 1 codon; substituted 1 base at 1 genomic stop codon) encodes MEGHHSEETMEWQASPKERSLGSSGGNLFETCWIEGVGAGVTLKGPLYLSPSCWKWLQEWSFTSGSVFITMLTTLSDRQTFGSDAGCTFHFFVLLPAHPRHLGVPHCTHDLITFTXSKFQEHHLKXETGRRWPLSCRGLLDSASPVPAHPLLRGLDCPPRPSPLLRQHHQVRDAHTTPGTFAWTECGWDFAQKAGLHQHYIGHD; translated from the exons ATGGAGGGCCATCACTCTGAAGAGACCATGGAGTGGCAGGCTTCTCCCAAGGAGAGGAGTCTTGGCAGCTCAGGAGGCAATCTCTTTGAGACTTGTTGGATAGAGGGGGTAGGTGCTGGAGTGACATTAAAGGGGCCTCTATATCTCAGCCCTTCCTGCTGGAAGTGGCTGCA ggaatggagCTTCACCTCAGGCAGCGTCTTCATCACCATGCTTACCACTCTGTCGGACAGGCAGACCTTCGGTTCTGATGCTGGCTGcacctttcatttctttgtgcttCTGCCTGCTCATCCAC GCCACCTAGGGGTGCCACACTGCACCCACGACCTCATCACCTTCA gaagcaagttccaggagcaTCATCTGAAGTGAGAG ACCGGAAGACGATGGCCCCTGAGCTGCAGGGGCCTTCTTGACTCTGCCTCACCTGTGCCTGCTCATCCCCTCCTCCGAGGCCTTGATTGTCCACCAAGACCCAGTCCACTTCTCAGGCAGCACCACCAAGTCCGTGATGCCCACACCACCCCTGGCACCTTTGCCTGGACTGAGTGTGGTTGGGACTTTGCCCAGAAAGCAGGGCTCCATCAGCACTACATCGGGCATGATTAG
- the Irgq gene encoding immunity-related GTPase family Q protein isoform X1 produces MSFPTSCFPAMPLPQGDVTALFLGPPGSGKSALIAALCDKNVDMVEIPEGRPDSGVPSLRAAAPGLFLGELSCPPAAPGPWAAEANLLVLVLPGPEGTEEPLTPALGEAARAALAGGTPLLAVRNLRPGDSQNADQARDQTAALLKSAGLGAAPLFVLPANGSSSDCGEELERLRVVLRTQAEALQRFLPPAQDGFEVLGAAELEAVREAFETGGLEAALSWVRAGLERLGSARLDLAVAGTTNVGLVLDMLLGLDPGDPGAAPASEPTGPTPYPAPERPNVVLWTVPLGPTATSPATTPHPTHYDALILVTPGAPTEETWAQVRSLVSPDAPLVGVRTDGQGEDPPEALEEEKAEKLEKASGGSSGDARSEGKENRGSGDSGPTAARSPEDEPWEVLEEVPPPVFPLRPGGLPGLGTWLQRALPAAQAGALLLALPPASPRAARRKAAALRAGAWRPALLASLAAAAAPVPGLGWACDVALLRGQLAEWRRALGLEPAAVARRERALGLAPGVLAARTRFPGPVTRAEVEARLGSWAGEGTAGGAALGALSFLWPAGGAAATGGLGYRAAHGVLLQALDEMLADAEAVLGPPEPNQ; encoded by the exons ATGTCTTTCCCCACATCTTGCTTTCCAGCAATGCCTCTGCCGCAGGGTGACGTGACTGCCTTATTCCTGGGGCCTCCGGGCTCGGGAAAGTCCGCGCTGATCGCCGCGTTATGCGACAAGAATGTAGACATGGTCGAGATTCCTGAAGGACGGCCGGATTCTGGAGTCCCCAGTCTGAGAGCGGCGGCTCCAGGCCTCTTCCTGGGCGAGCTGAGCTGCCCACCCGCAGCTCCGGGGCCCTGGGCGGCGGAGGCCAACTTGCTGGTATTGGTGCTACCAGGACCTGAGGGGACCGAGGAGCCCTTGACCCCAGCTCTGGGAGAGGCAGCGCGGGCCGCCCTGGCCGGAGGGACCCCGCTGCTGGCAGTACGGAATCTGCGTCCTGGAGACTCCCAGAATGCAGATCAGGCCCGGGATCAGACTGCGGCCTTGCTGAAGAGTGCTGGGTTAGGAGCTGCGCCTCTCTTTGTGCTGCCGGCCAATGGCAGCAGCAGTGACTGCGGCGAGGAGCTAGAGCGCCTGCGGGTGGTGCTGCGGACCCAGGCGGAGGCGCTGCAGAG GTTCCTGCCACCTGCCCAGGATGGCTTCGAGGTGCTGGGCGCAGCAGAGCTGGAAGCTGTGCGCGAGGCCTTCGAAACCGGTGGCCTGGAGGCGGCGCTGTCGTGGGTGCGCGCTGGCCTTGAGCGCCTGGGCAGCGCGCGACTGGACCTGGCGGTGGCCGGCACTACCAACGTAGGCCTTGTACTAGACATGCTATTGGGACTGGATCCTGGCGACCCAGGGGCTGCGCCTGCTTCGGAACCCACTGGGCCCACCCCTTATCCGGCTCCAGAGCGCCCTAACGTGGTGCTCTGGACCGTTCCCCTGGGCCCCACCGCCACATCCCCTGCCACCACCCCTCACCCAACCCATTACGACGCCCTGATCCTTGTCACCCCTGGGGCTCCCACCGAAGAGACCTGGGCCCAGGTCCGCTCATTGGTGTCACCAGATGCTCCACTGGTCGGCGTGCGCACGGACGGCCAGGGCGAGGATCCACCCGAGgctctggaagaagaaaaggctgAGAAGCTCGAGAAAGCAAGCGGCGGGAGCTCAGGGGATGCCCGCAGCGAAGGCAAAGAAAACCGTGGCTCCGGGGACTCGGGGCCCACGGCTGCTCGGAGTCCGGAGGACGAGCCGTGGGAGGTACTGGAGGAGGTGCCTCCGCCCGTGTTCCCTCTGCGGCCCGGTGGTCTCCCGGGGCTGGGAACCTGGCTTCAGCGCGCACTGCCTGCGGCTCAGGCCGGGGCGCTGCTGCTGGCGCTGCCACCCGCAAGTCCCCGCGCAGCGCGGAGGAAGGCAGCGGCGCTACGGGCAGGGGCGTGGAGGCCAGCCCTGCTGGCCAgcctggcggcggcggccgccCCAGTACCAGGATTGGGCTGGGCTTGCGATGTGGCACTTCTCCGGGGACAGCTGGCTGAATGGCGGCGCGCGCTAGGCCTCGAACCAGCGGCAGTGGCACGCCGGGAGCGTGCCCTGGGCCTTGCTCCTGGAGTGCTGGCCGCGCGCACGCGCTTCCCGGGCCCGGTGACACGCGCCGAGGTGGAGGCCAGACTGGGATCCTGGGCTGGCGAGGGCACCGCGGGAGGCGCGGCGCTGGGTGCGCTCTCCTTCCTATGGCCCGCAGGTGGCGCAGCGGCGACGGGTGGCCTGGGTTACCGTGCAGCTCACGGTGTACTGCTGCAGGCCCTGGATGAGATGCTGGCTGATGCTGAGGCGGTGCTGGGACCCCCAGAGCCCAACCAGTGA
- the Irgq gene encoding immunity-related GTPase family Q protein isoform X2, translating to MPLPQGDVTALFLGPPGSGKSALIAALCDKNVDMVEIPEGRPDSGVPSLRAAAPGLFLGELSCPPAAPGPWAAEANLLVLVLPGPEGTEEPLTPALGEAARAALAGGTPLLAVRNLRPGDSQNADQARDQTAALLKSAGLGAAPLFVLPANGSSSDCGEELERLRVVLRTQAEALQRFLPPAQDGFEVLGAAELEAVREAFETGGLEAALSWVRAGLERLGSARLDLAVAGTTNVGLVLDMLLGLDPGDPGAAPASEPTGPTPYPAPERPNVVLWTVPLGPTATSPATTPHPTHYDALILVTPGAPTEETWAQVRSLVSPDAPLVGVRTDGQGEDPPEALEEEKAEKLEKASGGSSGDARSEGKENRGSGDSGPTAARSPEDEPWEVLEEVPPPVFPLRPGGLPGLGTWLQRALPAAQAGALLLALPPASPRAARRKAAALRAGAWRPALLASLAAAAAPVPGLGWACDVALLRGQLAEWRRALGLEPAAVARRERALGLAPGVLAARTRFPGPVTRAEVEARLGSWAGEGTAGGAALGALSFLWPAGGAAATGGLGYRAAHGVLLQALDEMLADAEAVLGPPEPNQ from the exons ATGCCTCTGCCGCAGGGTGACGTGACTGCCTTATTCCTGGGGCCTCCGGGCTCGGGAAAGTCCGCGCTGATCGCCGCGTTATGCGACAAGAATGTAGACATGGTCGAGATTCCTGAAGGACGGCCGGATTCTGGAGTCCCCAGTCTGAGAGCGGCGGCTCCAGGCCTCTTCCTGGGCGAGCTGAGCTGCCCACCCGCAGCTCCGGGGCCCTGGGCGGCGGAGGCCAACTTGCTGGTATTGGTGCTACCAGGACCTGAGGGGACCGAGGAGCCCTTGACCCCAGCTCTGGGAGAGGCAGCGCGGGCCGCCCTGGCCGGAGGGACCCCGCTGCTGGCAGTACGGAATCTGCGTCCTGGAGACTCCCAGAATGCAGATCAGGCCCGGGATCAGACTGCGGCCTTGCTGAAGAGTGCTGGGTTAGGAGCTGCGCCTCTCTTTGTGCTGCCGGCCAATGGCAGCAGCAGTGACTGCGGCGAGGAGCTAGAGCGCCTGCGGGTGGTGCTGCGGACCCAGGCGGAGGCGCTGCAGAG GTTCCTGCCACCTGCCCAGGATGGCTTCGAGGTGCTGGGCGCAGCAGAGCTGGAAGCTGTGCGCGAGGCCTTCGAAACCGGTGGCCTGGAGGCGGCGCTGTCGTGGGTGCGCGCTGGCCTTGAGCGCCTGGGCAGCGCGCGACTGGACCTGGCGGTGGCCGGCACTACCAACGTAGGCCTTGTACTAGACATGCTATTGGGACTGGATCCTGGCGACCCAGGGGCTGCGCCTGCTTCGGAACCCACTGGGCCCACCCCTTATCCGGCTCCAGAGCGCCCTAACGTGGTGCTCTGGACCGTTCCCCTGGGCCCCACCGCCACATCCCCTGCCACCACCCCTCACCCAACCCATTACGACGCCCTGATCCTTGTCACCCCTGGGGCTCCCACCGAAGAGACCTGGGCCCAGGTCCGCTCATTGGTGTCACCAGATGCTCCACTGGTCGGCGTGCGCACGGACGGCCAGGGCGAGGATCCACCCGAGgctctggaagaagaaaaggctgAGAAGCTCGAGAAAGCAAGCGGCGGGAGCTCAGGGGATGCCCGCAGCGAAGGCAAAGAAAACCGTGGCTCCGGGGACTCGGGGCCCACGGCTGCTCGGAGTCCGGAGGACGAGCCGTGGGAGGTACTGGAGGAGGTGCCTCCGCCCGTGTTCCCTCTGCGGCCCGGTGGTCTCCCGGGGCTGGGAACCTGGCTTCAGCGCGCACTGCCTGCGGCTCAGGCCGGGGCGCTGCTGCTGGCGCTGCCACCCGCAAGTCCCCGCGCAGCGCGGAGGAAGGCAGCGGCGCTACGGGCAGGGGCGTGGAGGCCAGCCCTGCTGGCCAgcctggcggcggcggccgccCCAGTACCAGGATTGGGCTGGGCTTGCGATGTGGCACTTCTCCGGGGACAGCTGGCTGAATGGCGGCGCGCGCTAGGCCTCGAACCAGCGGCAGTGGCACGCCGGGAGCGTGCCCTGGGCCTTGCTCCTGGAGTGCTGGCCGCGCGCACGCGCTTCCCGGGCCCGGTGACACGCGCCGAGGTGGAGGCCAGACTGGGATCCTGGGCTGGCGAGGGCACCGCGGGAGGCGCGGCGCTGGGTGCGCTCTCCTTCCTATGGCCCGCAGGTGGCGCAGCGGCGACGGGTGGCCTGGGTTACCGTGCAGCTCACGGTGTACTGCTGCAGGCCCTGGATGAGATGCTGGCTGATGCTGAGGCGGTGCTGGGACCCCCAGAGCCCAACCAGTGA